A window of Candidatus Poribacteria bacterium genomic DNA:
TTTGAAGGCAATAACGCTACCGAGATAGATAAAAGCAATAGTTTTCGTGATGCCGTAGACACTTCGGCTCAATCTCGAACTCGTGAGTGCGCGCGTCCATTTAGAGGTCATCATCGTGTTTTCACCGAAGGCAGTTTTGCCTTGCGCAAAGGCCGCACTCCGCAAGCCATCTGTAAAGAAGCCACGTGCAATCACGACGGCTGGTATCCAGAACGGTATCAACCCAACAACGGCGAAATAAACCCAGAAAATGCATTCGACAATTCGGTCGCCAACGATGTCAAATAGGGCACCAAAATCGGATGTTTGGTTCAGTTTACGGGCAACATAGCCGTCAACTGCATCGAGGAACAGAATTAAGCCGATCAGCGCGACGAGTAAAATATCTAAATAAAGGTGATGCCCAAAGAGGGAAATCACAACGAAAACCAGAATCAGGCGGAAGAGTGTAATCAAATTCGCAATCATGATTTTACCTCCAAGAATGTATGAGGCATTTTATCTGCTTTTATAAAGGCTGTATATTTTCAGGCTAAGCGTCACTCTTTTAATGGTAACATACTAAACCTTCAAAAACAACATCAATTTTGCAAACGAAAGGGGTATTTATTTGATGAACGA
This region includes:
- a CDS encoding CDP-alcohol phosphatidyltransferase family protein; translated protein: MIANLITLFRLILVFVVISLFGHHLYLDILLVALIGLILFLDAVDGYVARKLNQTSDFGALFDIVGDRIVECIFWVYFAVVGLIPFWIPAVVIARGFFTDGLRSAAFAQGKTAFGENTMMTSKWTRALTSSRLSRSVYGITKTIAFIYLGSVIAFKNSGVYPELVVGLELAGVILSAITVAMCLIRGLPVIVDGWKYVKG